The Cellulomonas wangleii genome includes a region encoding these proteins:
- a CDS encoding urease accessory protein UreD gives MTRTRVVVTADGDVEVGGDVARARRLADEHGRVRVALLGPTGPLDARDDVRIEVDVAPGRSLELVELTGAAAHDMAGGRATWLVDVRLGADAVLLWPSLPFLVADGADVLRLTHVDLAPGARVVLRETLVLGRPGERAGRVRSTVRARLAEQPLLAETVVLEPAPALDPLLADGGRRLDTLLLLGARLDLPGALQLEGEGTMLRAVGPPSSDARLAGALTAAVGVASSVPGHGSWAGTRQVRPRPATPGRTRPSEPDRHEVAHRRG, from the coding sequence GTGACGCGCACCCGGGTCGTCGTCACGGCCGACGGCGACGTCGAGGTGGGTGGCGACGTCGCCCGCGCGCGCCGGCTCGCCGACGAGCACGGCCGGGTGCGCGTGGCGCTCCTCGGCCCCACCGGGCCGCTCGACGCCCGGGACGACGTCCGCATCGAGGTCGACGTCGCGCCCGGCAGGTCCCTCGAGCTCGTCGAGCTCACGGGCGCGGCGGCGCACGACATGGCCGGCGGCCGGGCCACGTGGCTGGTCGACGTGCGCCTCGGCGCCGACGCGGTCCTGCTGTGGCCGAGCCTGCCGTTCCTCGTCGCCGACGGTGCCGACGTCCTGCGGCTCACGCACGTGGACCTGGCGCCCGGCGCCCGGGTGGTGCTGCGCGAGACCCTCGTGCTCGGCCGGCCCGGGGAGCGGGCGGGCCGGGTGCGCAGCACCGTGCGGGCACGGCTGGCGGAGCAGCCGCTCCTGGCGGAGACGGTCGTGCTGGAGCCGGCGCCGGCGCTGGACCCCCTGCTCGCGGACGGCGGACGCCGTCTGGACACCCTGCTGCTGCTGGGCGCCCGGCTCGACCTGCCGGGCGCGCTGCAGCTGGAGGGTGAGGGCACGATGCTCCGCGCGGTGGGACCGCCGTCGTCCGACGCGCGCCTGGCGGGCGCGCTGACGGCGGCCGTGGGCGTCGCCTCGTCGGTGCCCGGCCATGGGTCGTGGGCCGGGACCCGGCAGGTCCGCCCGCGACCCGC
- a CDS encoding urease accessory protein UreD: protein MGTGARGAGGRTGGTRVAAARTVDGRVRVDTAGGLLACRRLPDEDGTVRVALVATEALLLAGDDVRITVDVGADVALEVVEVTGTVAYDMQGGSAAWAVDVRVGAGGRLVWDALPFVVATGARVHRTATLDLAEGACAVLRETFVLGRTHEAGGHLTTMTRAHLADRPLLVETLVVDPAAWADPAVMGGNRCLDTVTVLGARLDGDDLPVADDPGRDVLQLGRPGTLVRSVGTDAHAGDLADVVTHARRACGLRTGALPAMAGHRGPR, encoded by the coding sequence GTGGGCACGGGTGCGCGGGGCGCCGGCGGCCGCACGGGCGGCACCCGGGTCGCCGCCGCGCGCACGGTCGACGGTCGGGTGCGCGTCGACACCGCGGGCGGGCTGCTCGCCTGCCGGCGGCTGCCCGACGAGGACGGCACGGTCCGCGTCGCCCTGGTCGCGACCGAGGCGCTGCTGCTGGCCGGTGACGACGTGCGGATCACGGTCGACGTGGGGGCGGACGTGGCCCTCGAGGTCGTCGAGGTCACCGGCACCGTCGCCTACGACATGCAGGGCGGGTCGGCGGCGTGGGCGGTGGACGTGCGGGTCGGCGCCGGGGGCCGGCTGGTGTGGGACGCCCTGCCGTTCGTCGTCGCGACGGGCGCCCGGGTGCACCGGACGGCGACGCTCGACCTGGCCGAGGGGGCGTGCGCGGTGCTCCGCGAGACGTTCGTGCTGGGCCGCACCCACGAGGCCGGCGGGCACCTGACGACCATGACGCGGGCGCACCTGGCGGACCGGCCGCTGCTGGTCGAGACGCTGGTGGTGGACCCGGCCGCGTGGGCCGACCCGGCGGTGATGGGCGGCAACCGGTGCCTCGACACGGTGACGGTGCTGGGCGCCCGGCTGGACGGCGACGACCTGCCCGTAGCCGACGACCCCGGCCGCGACGTCCTGCAGCTCGGCCGCCCGGGCACCCTGGTGCGTTCCGTCGGCACCGACGCCCACGCGGGTGACCTCGCCGACGTGGTGACCCACGCCCGCCGGGCGTGCGGCCTGCGCACCGGCGCCCTCCCTGCGATGGCGGGCCACCGCGGACCTCGGTGA